From Cellulomonas chengniuliangii, the proteins below share one genomic window:
- a CDS encoding CDP-alcohol phosphatidyltransferase family protein — protein sequence MSTTGEDVTESSAVSDRVLTVPNVISLARLLLVPVFAVLIGVGEDGWALIVLAVSGASDWLDGVLARRLGQVSRLGQMLDPAADRLFILVTLLGLAWREVVPWWLVLVLVLRDLLLLGLLGVLARRGYGPLPVHLAGKAGTFALLYAFPLLLLAEWPDPVGSVALVLGWAFAWWGVGLYWFAGGLYVVQAKQVLAADVESPRSSAPV from the coding sequence GTGTCGACGACAGGGGAGGACGTGACGGAGAGTTCCGCCGTCTCAGACCGCGTGCTCACGGTCCCGAATGTCATCAGCCTCGCGCGGCTCCTGCTGGTGCCGGTCTTCGCCGTGCTCATCGGCGTGGGCGAGGACGGGTGGGCGCTGATCGTCCTCGCGGTCTCCGGCGCGAGCGACTGGCTCGACGGCGTCCTCGCACGGCGACTCGGACAGGTCTCACGGCTCGGGCAGATGCTCGACCCCGCCGCCGATCGTCTCTTCATCCTGGTGACGCTGCTCGGGCTCGCCTGGCGCGAGGTCGTGCCCTGGTGGCTCGTCCTGGTGCTGGTGCTCCGCGACCTCCTGCTGCTCGGGCTGCTCGGGGTGCTGGCTCGACGGGGCTACGGCCCGCTGCCTGTCCATCTGGCCGGCAAGGCGGGCACCTTCGCGCTGCTCTACGCCTTCCCGCTGCTCCTGCTCGCCGAGTGGCCTGACCCCGTCGGGTCGGTGGCCCTCGTGCTGGGCTGGGCGTTCGCCTGGTGGGGAGTCGGGCTGTACTGGTTCGCGGGCGGCCTGTACGTGGTGCAGGCGAAGCAGGTCCTCGCCGCCGACGTCGAGTCCCCGCGCTCCTCGGCCCCCGTGTGA
- a CDS encoding substrate-binding domain-containing protein encodes MVATIRRGHVPLSARRTIGVLSPVVGGFYFGGLIAGVARAARASGHRVVAVQTYPAGLDRERYPDEPLLEVPVALGAVDGIVVIAKAVRHDRLESVQDWGRPLVLISEDETSMPVPVVVPDNAGGVRAAVSHLIEHGHTAIGFVGNITQRDLRERYAAYRATLSEHGIEPRPEWFFDTVDNHEQGGADAAARFLAAGAPTTATFAATDRNAIGFSRALRSGGLVLPRDQAVVGFDHTESGARLSPRLSTVDPHNDRLGELAVSLLLARMRGEEVEPGAHRSPATLLTRESCGCGATAAVAPLEQAGSPLGASPARSRLRLLSDVAFGGSPVTGNGRRPTDDARAAWCHGVLDPLLAAAERGAAPPPQTLTRLADLSSALQPHPEALEQLVGVVRDLEAETLDGLPGGSPHGDVVRRVATELLLALTKGCVRPLLARSGHLERVIADQYEVDMDLLRGKGASPRALTWLPRAVRGPACLGLWVGRERAPGDREVEIVGVYDTSGTLTRLIGTRMPASQFPPPALTRSGSVGGSDLTFVVPVTFAGSDWGLLAIDGVVEARMTSARDKYNHWAALLAVALDQERLLGSLREQRRALEQAAARERALADKVRASEERYALASMAAQDGTWDWDVSAGTVYYSPRWKQVLGYQEEDISVSPTEWLERVHPDDRDELSAAIAAQLGGARAPLELEHRVRTATGDYRWMMCRAVTVLDDAGCPARLVGALVDMTERKEQELALRRNALRDPETGLANRMLFLERLGAAIRRARRSEDYDCSVVLLRLETGSAPRGEEPGDDAPARNEVVRRLRRALREGDTAARLGQDEFAVLMDDVGPGGDPIRMDELLARLQIDLGVDLATGVLASVQRYHDADDALREADIALLRAQSQPETRRRSALR; translated from the coding sequence ATGGTGGCCACCATCCGGCGCGGTCATGTACCGCTCAGCGCACGGCGGACGATCGGAGTGCTGTCGCCGGTAGTGGGGGGCTTCTACTTCGGCGGGCTCATCGCGGGCGTGGCACGCGCGGCTCGCGCCTCCGGGCACCGAGTCGTCGCCGTGCAGACGTACCCGGCCGGGCTCGACCGCGAGCGGTACCCGGACGAGCCGCTCCTCGAGGTGCCCGTCGCGCTCGGCGCCGTCGACGGGATCGTGGTGATCGCGAAGGCGGTGCGCCACGACCGACTCGAGTCGGTCCAGGACTGGGGCAGGCCGCTCGTCCTCATCAGCGAGGACGAGACGTCCATGCCCGTCCCGGTGGTGGTCCCCGACAACGCCGGAGGGGTGCGCGCCGCGGTGAGCCATCTGATCGAGCACGGGCACACGGCGATCGGCTTCGTCGGGAACATCACGCAGCGTGACCTGCGGGAGAGGTACGCGGCGTACCGCGCCACTCTGTCCGAGCACGGGATCGAGCCCCGGCCGGAGTGGTTCTTCGACACCGTCGACAACCACGAGCAAGGGGGCGCCGACGCGGCTGCGCGGTTCCTCGCAGCCGGCGCGCCCACCACGGCGACCTTCGCGGCGACGGACCGTAACGCGATCGGCTTCTCCCGCGCCTTGCGCTCGGGCGGGCTCGTCCTGCCGCGGGACCAGGCCGTGGTCGGGTTCGACCACACGGAGAGCGGGGCGCGCCTGTCACCCCGCCTCTCCACCGTGGACCCGCACAACGACCGCCTGGGCGAGCTCGCGGTGTCGCTGCTCCTCGCGCGGATGCGCGGCGAGGAGGTGGAGCCAGGGGCGCACCGCTCGCCCGCCACGCTGCTCACGCGGGAGTCGTGCGGGTGCGGGGCGACCGCGGCGGTGGCGCCCCTCGAACAGGCGGGCTCCCCGCTCGGCGCCAGCCCGGCCCGGAGCCGCCTGCGCCTGCTGTCCGACGTGGCGTTCGGCGGATCGCCCGTCACTGGGAATGGCCGCCGGCCCACCGACGACGCCCGGGCGGCGTGGTGCCACGGCGTGCTGGACCCCTTGCTGGCAGCGGCCGAGCGGGGCGCGGCGCCGCCGCCGCAGACGCTCACCCGGCTCGCGGACCTGTCGTCCGCGCTGCAGCCCCACCCCGAGGCCCTCGAGCAGCTGGTCGGGGTCGTGCGCGACCTCGAGGCGGAGACACTCGACGGGCTGCCCGGCGGGTCCCCGCACGGGGACGTGGTCCGCCGGGTCGCCACGGAGCTGCTGCTGGCGTTGACGAAGGGCTGCGTGCGGCCGTTGCTGGCCCGCAGCGGCCACCTCGAGCGGGTCATCGCCGATCAGTACGAGGTTGACATGGACCTGCTGCGCGGCAAGGGGGCGAGCCCTCGCGCGCTGACCTGGCTGCCCCGGGCTGTGCGCGGGCCCGCCTGCCTCGGATTGTGGGTCGGGCGCGAGCGGGCACCGGGCGATCGCGAGGTCGAGATCGTCGGCGTCTACGACACCAGCGGCACCCTCACCCGGCTGATCGGCACGCGCATGCCCGCGAGCCAGTTCCCGCCGCCGGCCTTGACCCGCTCTGGGAGCGTCGGCGGGAGCGACCTGACGTTCGTGGTGCCGGTGACGTTCGCGGGGAGCGACTGGGGACTGCTGGCGATCGACGGGGTCGTGGAGGCGCGCATGACCAGCGCGCGGGACAAGTACAACCACTGGGCGGCCCTGCTCGCGGTGGCTCTCGACCAGGAGCGGTTGCTCGGCTCGCTCCGGGAGCAGCGCCGGGCCCTCGAGCAGGCGGCCGCCCGGGAGCGGGCGCTGGCGGACAAGGTCCGGGCTAGTGAGGAGCGGTACGCGCTCGCCTCGATGGCGGCGCAGGACGGCACCTGGGACTGGGACGTGTCCGCGGGGACGGTGTACTACTCCCCACGGTGGAAGCAGGTGCTGGGCTACCAGGAGGAGGACATCAGCGTCTCGCCCACCGAGTGGTTGGAGCGGGTCCACCCCGACGACCGGGACGAGTTGTCCGCGGCCATCGCGGCCCAGCTCGGGGGCGCCCGGGCGCCGCTCGAGCTCGAGCACCGGGTGAGGACCGCGACCGGTGACTACCGGTGGATGATGTGCCGCGCTGTGACCGTCCTCGACGACGCGGGCTGCCCCGCCCGGCTCGTCGGCGCCCTCGTCGACATGACGGAGCGCAAGGAGCAGGAGCTCGCCCTGCGGCGAAACGCGCTGCGCGACCCGGAGACCGGGCTGGCCAACCGCATGCTGTTCCTGGAACGGCTCGGAGCGGCGATCAGGCGCGCCAGGCGCTCCGAGGACTACGACTGCTCGGTTGTGCTGCTCCGGCTCGAGACGGGGAGCGCTCCTCGGGGCGAGGAGCCCGGTGACGACGCTCCCGCGCGCAACGAGGTGGTCCGACGTCTGCGCCGGGCGCTGCGGGAGGGCGACACCGCCGCGAGGCTGGGCCAGGACGAGTTCGCGGTGCTCATGGACGACGTCGGCCCGGGCGGCGACCCGATCCGCATGGACGAGCTGCTGGCCCGCCTGCAGATCGACCTCGGCGTCGATCTGGCCACGGGGGTGCTGGCCAGCGTGCAGCGGTACCACGACGCGGATGACGCGCTGCGCGAGGCGGACATCGCGCTGCTGCGCGCCCAGTCCCAACCAGAGACGCGCAGGCGCTCGGCCCTGCGATGA
- the ftsR gene encoding transcriptional regulator FtsR: MTGGSAQATARQAVEEPLEDESAHQGGAAERVEPWPRGISRRATMRISDVLAALQIEFPAVTNSKLRFLEEQGLVQPVRTPAGYRQYSPADIERLRYVLRQQRDRYVPLKVIGEQLASLDSGAEDEPPSRAQLATRDGVRQTAVTGARLTSESLAREAGVDVEVVTELVGTGVLRPTASGHFDAWARDVVVLAVALREHGIDSRHLRAFRAAADRQADLVEQVVAPWRGRQAASSRARAGTLAAEVGELCTQLHTALVRAAVSELTP; the protein is encoded by the coding sequence GTGACGGGCGGGAGTGCTCAGGCGACGGCGCGACAGGCCGTCGAGGAGCCGTTGGAGGACGAGTCGGCGCACCAGGGCGGTGCGGCCGAGCGCGTCGAGCCCTGGCCGCGCGGCATCTCGCGCCGGGCGACGATGCGCATCTCAGACGTGCTGGCCGCGTTGCAGATCGAGTTCCCGGCGGTGACGAACTCGAAGCTGCGGTTCCTCGAGGAGCAGGGCCTGGTGCAGCCTGTGCGCACGCCGGCCGGCTACCGCCAGTACAGCCCGGCTGATATCGAGCGGCTGCGGTACGTGCTGCGCCAGCAGAGGGACCGGTACGTCCCCCTCAAGGTGATCGGCGAGCAGCTCGCGTCGCTGGACTCCGGCGCGGAGGACGAGCCCCCCTCGCGGGCGCAGCTCGCGACGCGTGACGGTGTGCGGCAGACCGCCGTGACGGGAGCCCGTCTGACCTCGGAGTCGTTGGCTCGCGAGGCGGGGGTCGATGTCGAGGTCGTCACCGAGTTGGTCGGCACCGGAGTGCTCCGGCCCACGGCCTCGGGGCACTTCGACGCCTGGGCCCGCGATGTGGTCGTGCTGGCCGTCGCGCTTCGCGAGCACGGCATCGACTCGCGGCACCTGCGGGCGTTCCGCGCCGCCGCCGATCGGCAGGCGGACCTCGTCGAGCAGGTCGTCGCGCCGTGGAGAGGGCGTCAGGCGGCGTCCTCGCGAGCGCGCGCGGGCACGCTGGCGGCGGAGGTCGGGGAGCTGTGCACCCAGCTGCACACGGCTCTGGTGCGTGCCGCCGTGTCCGAGTTGACGCCCTGA
- a CDS encoding CoA-binding protein → MSHSNDPEVIRRLLATPGRWAVVGLSTNRARAAWGVSAYLRETLGHEVVPVHPRAETVAGVAGRRSLAAVPGPIDVVDVFVNSTRAGAVVDDAIRAGAGAVWLQLGVVDEAAAQRAADAGLDVVMNACPAIEGRRLGIM, encoded by the coding sequence GTGTCCCACAGCAACGACCCTGAGGTCATCCGCCGTCTGCTGGCCACGCCCGGCCGGTGGGCCGTGGTGGGGCTGTCCACGAACCGCGCCCGCGCCGCATGGGGCGTGTCCGCCTATCTGCGCGAGACGCTGGGGCACGAGGTGGTGCCCGTGCATCCGCGCGCCGAGACGGTCGCCGGCGTAGCCGGTCGTAGGAGTCTGGCGGCAGTCCCAGGCCCGATCGACGTCGTCGACGTCTTCGTCAATTCCACGCGCGCGGGCGCCGTGGTCGACGACGCCATCCGGGCGGGCGCCGGCGCGGTGTGGCTGCAGTTGGGCGTGGTCGACGAGGCTGCCGCGCAGCGGGCCGCGGACGCCGGCCTCGACGTCGTGATGAACGCGTGCCCCGCGATCGAGGGGCGGCGGCTGGGAATCATGTGA
- a CDS encoding DUF881 domain-containing protein has product MTLLNEVIRKPLDPGYRLAAERKALHGAPPPAARRVAVVLLCAMGLGLGTTAAAMSLRAPEPSGIAARDLLEEQIRDRTADVDLLREHAHALGAEIDQLHASALAASDSRLVGQLEDDAIASGAVGVVGPGIRITFTDPPPDDGGQADPLASLQDRDLQIVVNGLWQAGAEAVAVNGQRLSATTSIRSAGRAILVDLVPIIGPYVVEAVGDPQGLQTGLARSASGFWMTDLRRYDIDVDVSSQPEVRLPAATRAALRSATVPPGTSLITNGHVAGSSPTANGRSGRT; this is encoded by the coding sequence ATGACGCTCCTGAACGAGGTCATCCGCAAGCCCTTGGATCCCGGCTACCGCCTCGCCGCCGAGCGCAAGGCGCTGCACGGGGCGCCGCCCCCCGCAGCGCGGCGGGTCGCCGTCGTCCTCCTGTGCGCGATGGGCCTCGGGCTCGGCACCACCGCGGCGGCCATGTCGCTGCGGGCGCCGGAGCCGTCCGGGATAGCCGCACGCGATCTCCTCGAGGAGCAGATCCGGGACCGGACGGCTGATGTCGACCTGCTCCGCGAGCACGCCCACGCCCTCGGCGCGGAGATCGACCAGCTGCACGCGTCGGCGTTGGCGGCGAGCGACTCGCGTCTCGTCGGGCAGCTCGAGGACGACGCGATCGCGTCAGGCGCCGTCGGCGTCGTGGGGCCAGGGATACGGATCACGTTCACCGACCCGCCGCCTGACGACGGCGGGCAGGCAGACCCGCTCGCCAGCCTGCAGGACAGGGACCTCCAGATCGTGGTGAACGGGCTGTGGCAGGCGGGTGCGGAGGCCGTCGCCGTCAACGGCCAGCGGCTGAGCGCGACAACCTCGATCCGGAGCGCCGGGCGAGCCATCCTGGTCGACCTGGTCCCGATCATCGGGCCGTACGTGGTCGAGGCTGTCGGCGACCCGCAGGGACTGCAGACCGGCCTGGCGCGATCGGCGTCGGGGTTCTGGATGACCGACCTTCGCCGGTACGACATCGACGTCGATGTGAGCTCTCAGCCGGAGGTCCGCCTGCCCGCGGCCACCCGGGCGGCACTCCGGTCCGCCACCGTGCCGCCCGGAACGTCGCTGATCACCAATGGACATGTGGCAGGGTCGTCGCCGACGGCGAATGGGAGGAGTGGTCGCACGTGA
- a CDS encoding small basic family protein, protein MIAVIGLVVGVVAGLLVQPVVPLFLQPYLPIAVVAALDALFGGLRAMLDGIFDDRVFLVSFLSNVVVAALIVFLGDQLGVGAQLSTGVVVVLGIRIFSNAASIRRHLFKA, encoded by the coding sequence GTGATCGCAGTGATCGGCCTGGTGGTCGGTGTCGTCGCTGGGCTGCTGGTGCAGCCTGTCGTGCCGTTGTTCCTCCAGCCCTACCTCCCGATCGCGGTCGTCGCGGCGCTGGACGCCCTCTTCGGCGGCCTGCGCGCGATGCTGGACGGCATCTTCGACGACCGTGTGTTCCTGGTCTCGTTCCTGTCCAACGTCGTCGTCGCGGCGCTGATCGTGTTCCTCGGCGACCAGCTCGGGGTCGGCGCCCAGCTGTCCACCGGAGTGGTCGTCGTGCTCGGCATCCGGATCTTCTCCAACGCCGCCTCGATTCGCCGGCACCTGTTCAAGGCATGA
- a CDS encoding CsbD family protein, which translates to MGIDDKAKHAAEDLTGKGKEATGKATGDEQLESEGRGDQVKADLKKAGEKIKDAFKH; encoded by the coding sequence ATGGGTATCGACGACAAGGCCAAGCACGCCGCCGAGGACCTCACGGGCAAGGGCAAGGAGGCGACCGGCAAGGCGACCGGCGACGAGCAGCTCGAGTCCGAGGGTCGTGGCGACCAGGTCAAGGCCGACCTGAAGAAGGCTGGCGAGAAGATCAAGGACGCGTTCAAGCACTGA
- a CDS encoding DUF881 domain-containing protein, whose amino-acid sequence MAESVPARPATADAEPSSDHDEEPAPAGSGGWTTLRGLMRPRATRSQILTALLCALLGFAVVAQLRQTRDDGLASLRQSELVGILDQTTRQGDDLQREIAELERTRAELESGTDSRQAALDAATRSAEMQGILTGRLPAVGPGITVNLTDPAVAVGYEHMVNMLEELRNAGAEAIQLNDRRLTASSYFAPGDGGLVVDGALVRPPYQWAVIGSPQTMATALDMHGGALAMIRNTGAKAVVTLEDRVEVTATREPAAPRFATPQPAQTS is encoded by the coding sequence GTGGCAGAGTCCGTGCCGGCGCGGCCGGCCACCGCGGACGCCGAGCCGTCGTCGGACCACGACGAGGAGCCGGCGCCTGCGGGGAGCGGCGGGTGGACAACGCTGCGCGGGCTGATGCGACCTCGCGCCACCCGCTCCCAGATCCTCACCGCGCTGCTGTGCGCGCTGCTCGGCTTCGCGGTCGTCGCCCAGCTCCGGCAGACCCGCGACGACGGGCTCGCGAGCCTGCGGCAGTCGGAGCTCGTCGGGATCCTCGACCAGACCACGCGCCAAGGCGACGACCTGCAGCGGGAGATCGCCGAGCTGGAGCGCACGCGGGCGGAGCTCGAGTCCGGCACGGACAGCCGCCAGGCGGCGCTCGACGCGGCGACCCGCAGCGCCGAGATGCAGGGCATCCTCACCGGGCGACTGCCCGCGGTGGGCCCGGGGATCACCGTCAACCTGACCGACCCGGCCGTCGCGGTCGGGTACGAGCACATGGTCAACATGCTCGAGGAGCTCCGCAACGCCGGGGCGGAGGCGATCCAGCTCAACGACAGGCGGCTGACCGCCTCGAGTTACTTCGCGCCTGGCGACGGCGGCCTCGTCGTCGACGGCGCACTGGTCCGCCCGCCGTACCAATGGGCGGTGATCGGGAGCCCGCAGACGATGGCGACGGCGCTCGACATGCACGGCGGCGCCCTGGCCATGATCCGCAACACCGGGGCGAAGGCGGTGGTCACGCTCGAGGACCGGGTCGAGGTCACGGCTACCCGCGAGCCCGCCGCCCCGCGGTTCGCGACGCCGCAGCCAGCACAGACGAGTTGA
- a CDS encoding DEAD/DEAH box helicase — MTSLPSAALPVTESTEAADAAVTFADLGLPASLERAVADLGFTIPSAIQAEAIPALLSGRDITGVAQTGTGKTAAFGLPLLAAVDPELREVQALVLTPTRELAMQVAEAIETFAKHLPGVEVVAVYGGSPFLPQQRALARGAQIVVGTPGRVIDHLERRTLRPDNVRFLVLDEADEMLRMGFAEDVDKIFNTTPTSRQVALFSATMPPAIRRVAGQHLNNPVEVAVSRQSSTVTSVNQTYAVVPYRHKAGALARVLAVSDADAAIVFVRTRGAAEEVGSALIERGISAAYISGDVAQGEREKIVERLRSGALNVLVATDVAARGLDVDRIGLVVNFDAPSEPEAYVHRIGRTGRAGRSGEALTFVTPSEQHRLRAIERTTRQKLEEISIPSPADVSAHRVQRLLRDVATRTEAGRLDLYRTAVTTFLAENPSIEPAELAAVMAALAVGDTGPTARPTHGDDMDDALSRASLSDRGDRHERSARPSSDGPRRATHRAEGAALRYRIAVGHTHGAQAGAIVGALTNEGGLTGKELGKIDIFPSFSLVEIPAGLSPEAFDRIGRARVAGRPLRIRVDEGPGPRAGQGASRPAGHRPDPRGERSDSRDRRPRYPAAR, encoded by the coding sequence ATGACGTCCTTGCCTTCTGCTGCGCTGCCCGTGACCGAGTCGACGGAGGCGGCAGACGCCGCCGTCACCTTCGCGGACCTCGGCCTCCCCGCCTCGCTTGAGCGCGCTGTGGCCGATCTGGGCTTCACGATCCCGTCCGCCATCCAGGCCGAGGCCATCCCCGCGCTCCTCTCGGGTCGTGACATCACCGGTGTCGCCCAGACCGGCACCGGCAAGACGGCCGCGTTCGGCCTGCCGCTGCTCGCCGCTGTCGACCCGGAGCTGCGCGAGGTCCAGGCCCTGGTCCTGACACCGACGCGCGAGCTCGCGATGCAGGTCGCCGAGGCCATCGAGACCTTCGCCAAGCACCTGCCGGGCGTCGAGGTCGTCGCCGTCTACGGCGGTTCCCCGTTCCTGCCGCAGCAGCGGGCGCTGGCCCGCGGTGCGCAGATCGTGGTCGGCACCCCCGGTCGCGTGATCGACCACCTCGAGCGCCGCACGCTGCGCCCCGACAACGTTCGCTTCCTCGTGCTCGACGAGGCCGACGAGATGCTCCGCATGGGCTTCGCCGAGGACGTCGACAAGATCTTCAACACGACGCCCACCAGCCGCCAGGTCGCGCTGTTCTCCGCGACTATGCCCCCGGCGATCCGCCGCGTGGCCGGCCAGCACCTGAACAACCCGGTCGAGGTCGCGGTGTCGCGCCAGTCGTCGACCGTCACCAGCGTGAACCAGACCTACGCCGTGGTGCCGTACCGCCACAAGGCCGGCGCGCTGGCCCGCGTGCTCGCTGTGTCCGACGCGGACGCGGCGATCGTGTTCGTCCGCACCCGTGGCGCGGCCGAGGAGGTCGGCAGCGCGCTGATCGAGCGTGGCATCTCTGCCGCGTACATCTCGGGCGACGTCGCCCAGGGCGAGCGCGAGAAGATCGTCGAGCGCCTTCGCAGCGGAGCCCTCAACGTCCTGGTCGCGACGGACGTCGCGGCCCGCGGCCTCGACGTCGACCGCATCGGCCTGGTCGTGAACTTCGACGCGCCGAGCGAGCCCGAGGCCTACGTGCACCGCATCGGCCGCACGGGCCGCGCGGGCCGGTCCGGCGAGGCCCTGACGTTCGTCACGCCGAGCGAGCAGCACAGGCTCCGCGCGATCGAGCGCACCACCCGCCAGAAGCTCGAGGAGATCTCGATCCCCTCCCCCGCCGACGTCTCGGCGCACCGCGTGCAGCGACTGCTGCGCGATGTCGCCACCCGGACCGAGGCCGGTCGTCTCGACCTGTACCGCACCGCTGTGACGACGTTCCTCGCCGAGAACCCGTCGATCGAGCCGGCCGAGCTCGCCGCCGTCATGGCCGCCCTGGCCGTCGGCGACACGGGCCCCACGGCCCGCCCGACCCACGGCGACGACATGGACGACGCGCTGAGCCGCGCGTCCCTGTCCGACCGCGGCGACCGCCACGAGCGCTCGGCACGCCCGTCCTCGGACGGCCCGCGTCGGGCCACGCACCGCGCCGAGGGCGCCGCCCTGCGCTACCGGATCGCGGTGGGCCACACGCACGGCGCGCAGGCTGGGGCGATCGTCGGCGCCCTCACCAACGAGGGAGGCCTCACGGGCAAGGAACTGGGCAAGATCGACATCTTCCCCAGCTTCTCGCTCGTGGAGATCCCCGCCGGCCTGAGCCCTGAGGCGTTCGACCGCATCGGCCGCGCCCGGGTCGCTGGCCGCCCGCTGCGCATCCGGGTCGACGAGGGCCCCGGGCCCCGCGCCGGGCAGGGCGCCTCACGTCCGGCGGGACACCGCCCCGACCCGCGTGGCGAGCGCTCCGACTCCCGCGACCGTCGCCCGCGCTACCCCGCGGCGCGCTGA
- a CDS encoding FHA domain-containing protein encodes MSDDRQLPEQQRSAQHEHGRPERAPSASDTTVFSSIDSTELEIVAPAGMSGDARAAVYALPPTSALLIMQRGPSVGARFLLDAERTVAGRSPDADIFLDDVTVSRKHAEFVREGDDFVVRDIGSLNGTYVNRNRIDATALRPGDEVQIGKYRMTFHPSPARATGGEPAVHPL; translated from the coding sequence ATGAGCGACGATCGGCAGCTACCGGAGCAGCAGCGGAGCGCCCAGCACGAGCACGGACGTCCGGAGCGCGCCCCGTCGGCGTCTGACACCACGGTCTTCTCGAGCATCGACTCGACCGAGCTGGAGATCGTGGCGCCGGCCGGGATGAGCGGCGACGCGCGCGCCGCGGTGTACGCGCTCCCGCCGACCTCGGCCCTGCTCATCATGCAGCGTGGGCCGAGCGTGGGCGCCAGGTTCCTCCTGGACGCGGAGCGCACCGTCGCCGGGCGCAGCCCTGACGCGGACATCTTCCTCGACGACGTGACCGTCTCGCGCAAGCACGCGGAGTTCGTGCGTGAGGGCGACGACTTCGTGGTGCGGGACATCGGCTCGTTGAACGGCACGTACGTCAACCGCAACCGGATCGACGCGACAGCGCTGCGGCCCGGTGACGAGGTGCAGATCGGCAAGTACCGGATGACGTTCCACCCGAGCCCCGCGCGAGCCACGGGCGGCGAGCCGGCCGTCCACCCGCTGTGA
- a CDS encoding LacI family DNA-binding transcriptional regulator — MDIPAADGSGSLTRRPTISDVAKAAGVSIAVVSYALNGRPGVSAATRERVLRVADEFGWRPSAAARSMRTGPRAVGLVLGRGADATAHATSFLDFVTATQDVVAARGLALVLQIVGSVDEAVATYRTWWAERRFDVMIVADPLTRDPRVEALARMRAPAVVLGPPEVAQGLATVWLDDREAFTRVGTYLLELGHREVALVTGPAASHRTQVRLDSLTAALGRAGGTVAHEPTNATAEEAAAATRRLLTSPLPPSAIVYDSDQMAVAALDVARRTGLEVPWDLSVLAGSDSALCRLATPSITTLPAPLSALGTAVGEAVLAVLDGDHDASRMVPMGGIAVRGSTGPRAR; from the coding sequence ATGGACATACCCGCAGCAGACGGATCAGGTTCTCTCACCCGCCGACCGACCATCTCGGATGTCGCCAAAGCCGCCGGCGTCTCGATCGCCGTGGTGTCCTACGCGCTCAACGGCAGGCCGGGGGTCTCGGCGGCCACCCGCGAACGCGTGTTGAGGGTGGCCGACGAGTTCGGCTGGCGCCCGAGCGCGGCGGCCCGGTCGATGCGGACCGGGCCCCGGGCCGTCGGCCTGGTGCTGGGTCGTGGGGCGGACGCGACGGCCCACGCAACGTCGTTCCTCGACTTCGTGACCGCGACACAGGACGTTGTGGCCGCCCGCGGGCTCGCCCTCGTGCTCCAGATCGTGGGCTCGGTCGACGAGGCCGTGGCCACGTACCGCACCTGGTGGGCCGAGCGGCGGTTCGACGTGATGATCGTCGCCGACCCGTTGACCCGCGATCCCCGTGTCGAGGCGTTGGCCCGCATGCGCGCTCCCGCGGTGGTGCTCGGGCCGCCCGAGGTGGCGCAGGGCCTGGCGACCGTGTGGCTCGACGACCGGGAGGCGTTCACCCGGGTCGGCACCTACCTGCTCGAGCTGGGGCATCGGGAGGTGGCTCTGGTGACAGGGCCCGCGGCGTCGCACCGCACCCAGGTCCGGCTCGACTCGCTGACGGCGGCGTTGGGCAGGGCGGGAGGCACGGTGGCGCACGAGCCGACGAACGCGACGGCCGAGGAGGCCGCGGCTGCCACCCGCAGGCTGCTCACCTCCCCGCTCCCCCCGTCGGCGATCGTGTACGACTCGGACCAGATGGCGGTCGCCGCCCTGGACGTGGCCCGCCGGACCGGCCTCGAGGTCCCGTGGGACCTGTCGGTCCTGGCGGGCAGCGACTCCGCGCTGTGCCGGCTCGCTACGCCGTCGATCACCACGCTCCCGGCCCCGCTGAGCGCGTTGGGCACGGCGGTGGGCGAGGCTGTGCTGGCCGTGCTCGACGGGGACCACGATGCGAGTCGCATGGTTCCGATGGGTGGAATCGCCGTCCGGGGTAGCACCGGCCCCCGGGCCCGATAA